In a single window of the Micromonospora inositola genome:
- a CDS encoding aspartate kinase has translation MALVVQKYGGSSVANAERIKRVAERIVAARKAGDDVVVVVSAMGDTTDELLDLANQVSPLPPGRELDMLLTAGERISMALLAMAIHNLGYEARSFTGSQAGVITTSVHGKARIIDVTPGRLKGALDEGAVVIVAGFQGVSQDTKDVTTLGRGGSDTTAVALAAALDADVCEIYTDVDGIFSADPRIVPNARHIKHITYEEMLELAACGAKVLHLRSVEYARRAGLPIHVRSSYSTNTGTMVTGSMEDLPVEQALITGVAHDRSEAKITIVGVPDEPGAAARIFDTVAGAEINIDMIVQNVSTEGTGRTDISFTLPKTDGPTAMAALSKIQEVVKFKGLLYDDHVGKVSLIGAGMRSHPGVAAGFFAALGAAGVNIEMISTSEIRVSVVCRDTDLDEAVRAIHDAFELGGDSEAVVYAGTGR, from the coding sequence GTGGCACTCGTGGTGCAGAAGTACGGCGGGTCCTCCGTCGCCAATGCCGAGCGGATCAAGCGGGTGGCCGAGCGCATCGTCGCCGCCCGCAAGGCCGGCGACGACGTGGTGGTGGTGGTCTCCGCGATGGGGGACACCACCGACGAGCTGCTCGACCTGGCCAACCAGGTCAGCCCGCTGCCGCCCGGTCGCGAGCTGGACATGCTGCTCACCGCCGGGGAGCGGATCTCCATGGCGCTGCTCGCCATGGCGATCCACAACCTGGGGTACGAGGCCCGCTCGTTCACCGGCTCGCAGGCCGGCGTGATCACCACCTCGGTGCACGGCAAGGCCCGGATCATCGACGTCACCCCCGGCCGGCTGAAGGGCGCGCTGGATGAGGGCGCGGTGGTCATCGTGGCCGGCTTCCAGGGCGTCTCGCAGGACACCAAGGACGTCACCACGCTGGGCCGGGGCGGGTCGGACACCACGGCCGTGGCGCTCGCCGCCGCGCTCGACGCCGACGTCTGTGAGATCTACACGGACGTGGACGGCATCTTCAGCGCCGACCCGCGGATCGTGCCGAACGCCCGGCACATCAAGCACATCACCTACGAGGAGATGCTGGAGCTGGCCGCCTGCGGCGCCAAGGTGCTGCACCTGCGCAGCGTCGAGTACGCCCGGCGCGCGGGGTTGCCGATCCACGTCCGTTCGTCATACTCGACCAACACCGGCACGATGGTCACCGGATCGATGGAGGACCTACCTGTGGAACAGGCACTGATCACCGGGGTCGCCCACGACCGCAGCGAGGCGAAGATCACCATCGTCGGCGTGCCCGACGAGCCGGGTGCCGCCGCGCGGATCTTCGACACCGTGGCCGGCGCCGAGATCAACATCGACATGATCGTGCAGAACGTCTCCACCGAGGGCACCGGCCGGACGGACATCTCGTTCACGCTGCCCAAGACCGACGGCCCCACGGCGATGGCCGCGCTCAGCAAGATCCAGGAGGTGGTCAAGTTCAAGGGCCTCCTCTACGACGACCATGTCGGCAAGGTCTCCCTGATCGGCGCCGGCATGCGGTCCCACCCCGGAGTCGCGGCCGGCTTCTTTGCCGCGCTCGGCGCGGCCGGGGTCAACATCGAGATGATCTCCACGTCCGAGATCCGGGTGTCCGTGGTCTGCCGGGACACCGACCTTGACGAGGCGGTCCGGGCCATCCACGACGCCTTCGAGCTGGGCGGCGACTCCGAGGCCGTGGTCTACGCGGGCACCGGGCGGTAA
- a CDS encoding aspartate-semialdehyde dehydrogenase, with protein sequence MSSLPTLAVVGATGAVGTVMCQLLSSRRNVWGEIRLLASERSVGRQVPCRGEQLTVQALTPEAFDDVDVAMFDVPDEVSAEWAPVAVSRGAVAVDNSGAFRMDRDVPLVVPEINPEQVRNRPKGIIANANCTTLGMIVAVAPLHREYGLRELVLASYQAVSGAGQAGVDALHAQLSKIAGDRVLGSRPGDVRQAVGDELGPFPAPLALNVVPWAGSLADGGWSSEEMKMRNESRKILGLPDLKVSATCVRVPVVTGHSVAVHAVFATEVNAEGAREALRNAPGVILVDDPAAGEFPMPIDAVGTDPSWVGRIRRAVDDPRALDLFVTGDNLRKGAALNTAQIAELLAKEFTHP encoded by the coding sequence ATGTCGTCGCTGCCCACCCTCGCCGTGGTCGGGGCGACCGGTGCCGTCGGCACGGTCATGTGCCAGCTGCTCTCCTCCCGGCGCAACGTCTGGGGTGAGATCCGGCTGCTCGCCTCGGAGCGCTCGGTGGGGCGGCAGGTGCCGTGCCGGGGCGAGCAGCTGACCGTCCAGGCCCTCACGCCGGAGGCGTTCGACGACGTCGACGTGGCCATGTTCGACGTGCCCGACGAGGTCTCCGCCGAGTGGGCTCCGGTCGCGGTCAGCCGTGGCGCGGTGGCGGTGGACAACTCCGGTGCGTTCCGGATGGACCGGGACGTCCCGCTGGTGGTCCCGGAGATCAACCCGGAGCAGGTGCGCAACCGGCCCAAGGGGATCATCGCCAACGCCAACTGCACCACCCTCGGGATGATCGTGGCGGTCGCGCCGCTGCACCGGGAGTACGGCCTGCGCGAGCTGGTGCTCGCCTCGTACCAGGCAGTCTCGGGGGCGGGGCAGGCCGGCGTTGACGCGCTGCACGCCCAGCTCAGCAAGATCGCCGGGGACCGGGTGCTCGGCTCCCGTCCGGGCGACGTGCGGCAGGCGGTCGGCGACGAACTCGGGCCGTTCCCGGCCCCGCTGGCGCTCAACGTGGTGCCCTGGGCCGGCTCCCTCGCCGACGGCGGCTGGTCGTCCGAGGAGATGAAGATGCGCAACGAGTCGCGCAAGATCCTCGGGCTGCCCGACCTCAAGGTCTCGGCCACCTGCGTACGGGTGCCGGTGGTGACCGGCCACTCGGTGGCCGTGCACGCGGTCTTCGCCACCGAGGTGAACGCCGAGGGCGCCCGCGAGGCGCTGCGCAACGCGCCCGGCGTGATCCTGGTCGACGACCCCGCCGCGGGCGAGTTCCCGATGCCGATCGACGCCGTCGGCACCGACCCGTCCTGGGTCGGCCGCATCCGCCGCGCCGTCGACGACCCGAGAGCGCTCGACCTCTTCGTGACGGGCGACAACCTCCGCAAGGGCGCCGCCCTCAACACCGCCCAGATCGCCGAACTCCTCGCCAAGGAATTCACCCACCCCTGA
- a CDS encoding sensor domain-containing diguanylate cyclase, producing the protein MASTALEACQWTVAALARHTPATLSILLQVHDRLRCVAATGAWQVFSTVPPKTGIVGRVYASGEPATVADVTTDPDYLPVRPDVTAELCVPVLDPAGRPIGVLDLQWSDPVELGPWRETAERLAARLGARITALGGPPAESRSEKLLRHAAAMTSAPTDWDLMTAAITAARDVSALSAAVLVLSGRRGARLGAPTSAPGELEARLRAELTEAGAVPLGRLIARAHRHGAAYTLGEAGHPPTDDYLPLARAGARTLVAVPVGPPDAGGVLLIADERLLRPDPTTVNLMELLAGQAWTCLDRLRTLARLREQASSDPLTGLRHTGPFGQRIATATPGRTALLAIDVDGFKDVNDTYGHQAGDRLLVGLARALEEALRHGDELYRIGGDEFVAVIEVNRPEEAVRIAERLTEAARRTGRTISVGVALPQPGEAPEGTLRRADQALYAVKRHGRDGVRLAAA; encoded by the coding sequence ATGGCGTCGACCGCCCTGGAGGCGTGCCAGTGGACCGTCGCCGCGCTCGCGCGACACACCCCGGCCACCCTCTCGATCCTGCTCCAGGTCCACGACCGGCTCCGCTGCGTCGCGGCCACCGGCGCCTGGCAGGTCTTCTCCACCGTGCCGCCGAAGACCGGCATCGTCGGCCGGGTGTACGCCTCCGGCGAGCCCGCCACCGTCGCGGACGTCACCACCGACCCCGACTACCTCCCGGTACGCCCCGACGTGACCGCCGAGCTCTGCGTACCGGTGCTGGACCCGGCGGGGCGACCGATCGGCGTGCTCGACCTGCAGTGGAGCGACCCGGTCGAGCTGGGGCCGTGGCGGGAGACCGCGGAGCGGCTGGCCGCCCGGCTGGGCGCCCGGATCACGGCGCTCGGCGGACCGCCGGCCGAGAGCCGCAGCGAGAAGCTGCTCCGGCACGCTGCCGCGATGACCTCGGCCCCCACCGACTGGGACCTGATGACCGCCGCGATCACCGCGGCCCGGGACGTCTCGGCCCTCTCCGCCGCCGTACTGGTCCTCTCCGGCCGGCGTGGTGCCCGGCTCGGCGCGCCGACCAGCGCCCCCGGAGAGCTGGAGGCGCGGCTCCGCGCCGAACTGACCGAGGCCGGCGCCGTGCCGCTCGGCCGGCTGATCGCCCGGGCCCATCGGCACGGCGCGGCGTACACGCTGGGCGAGGCCGGACACCCGCCGACCGACGACTACCTGCCGCTCGCCCGGGCCGGGGCGCGCACCCTGGTGGCGGTGCCGGTCGGGCCGCCGGACGCCGGCGGGGTGCTGCTGATCGCGGACGAGCGCTTGCTCCGGCCCGACCCGACCACGGTCAACCTGATGGAGCTGCTGGCCGGGCAGGCGTGGACCTGCCTGGACCGGCTGCGCACCCTGGCCCGGCTGCGCGAGCAGGCCAGCTCGGACCCGCTCACCGGACTGCGGCACACCGGGCCGTTCGGGCAGCGGATCGCGACCGCCACTCCGGGGCGTACCGCCCTGCTGGCGATCGACGTGGACGGCTTCAAGGACGTCAACGACACGTACGGCCACCAGGCCGGCGACCGGCTGCTGGTCGGGCTGGCCCGGGCGCTGGAGGAGGCGCTGCGGCACGGCGACGAGCTGTACCGGATCGGCGGCGACGAGTTCGTCGCGGTGATCGAGGTGAACCGGCCCGAGGAGGCGGTCCGGATCGCCGAGCGCCTCACCGAGGCGGCCCGCCGCACCGGCCGCACCATCAGCGTCGGCGTCGCCCTGCCCCAGCCCGGGGAGGCGCCCGAGGGCACCCTCCGCCGGGCCGACCAGGCTCTCTACGCGGTCAAGCGCCACGGCCGCGACGGCGTCCGCCTCGCCGCCGCCTGA
- a CDS encoding phosphodiesterase, with protein sequence MLIAQLSDPHVTTGPLAAEQAAALHRALGRVLALRPRPDCVVITGDLVNNGRTDEYVALREIVGRFPLPVHLATGNHDDRESLLDTFGGTSYLGGGFSAYYHVDHPDATVVVLDSLAPGGSGGRLGDDQLAWLDGVLAGRPEVPAVVCLHHPPVAVGLPVADAIRLADGDALAQVIGRHSHVVRVTAGHLHRPVTAGFAGTVLTTAPSTWVQASLTMSDDEEIGLVAEPTAFLLHRVADGGCVTHTVQVSHAAGQTCWF encoded by the coding sequence ATGCTCATCGCCCAGCTCAGCGACCCGCACGTGACCACCGGCCCGCTCGCCGCCGAGCAGGCCGCCGCGCTGCACCGCGCCCTCGGCCGGGTACTGGCGCTGCGACCCCGCCCGGACTGCGTCGTGATCACCGGCGACCTGGTCAACAACGGCCGCACCGACGAGTACGTCGCGCTCCGTGAGATCGTCGGCCGCTTCCCGCTGCCGGTTCACCTCGCCACCGGCAACCACGACGATCGGGAGTCGCTGCTGGACACCTTCGGCGGCACGTCCTACCTGGGTGGCGGCTTCTCGGCGTACTACCACGTCGACCACCCGGACGCGACCGTCGTGGTGCTGGACTCGCTCGCCCCCGGCGGCAGCGGCGGGCGGCTCGGCGACGATCAGTTGGCCTGGCTCGACGGGGTGCTGGCCGGCCGGCCGGAGGTGCCCGCCGTCGTGTGCCTGCACCATCCGCCGGTCGCGGTCGGCCTCCCGGTCGCCGACGCCATCCGGCTCGCCGACGGCGACGCGCTCGCCCAGGTGATCGGCCGGCACTCCCATGTCGTACGCGTCACCGCCGGTCACCTGCACCGCCCGGTCACCGCCGGCTTCGCCGGCACGGTGCTCACCACCGCGCCGAGCACCTGGGTGCAGGCCTCGCTGACGATGAGCGACGACGAGGAGATCGGGCTGGTCGCCGAGCCGACCGCGTTCCTGCTGCACCGGGTGGCCGACGGCGGCTGCGTCACGCACACCGTCCAGGTCAGCCACGCCGCCGGGCAGACCTGCTGGTTCTGA
- a CDS encoding alpha/beta fold hydrolase, whose product MTPDGTAWTVGSAKSADGTAIAYETAGEGPPIILVGGAFNDRSTTRPLAAALAADFTTYGYDRRGRGGSGDTAPYAVQREIEDVAALIETAGGTAYVYGLSSGAILAAYAAAEGLPIAGLALFEPPFQVGPEGGTKAELSERLTELVSAGHRGDAVELFLTDAVGVPAEAVAGMRGMPEWSWMEGLAHTLAYDTTVSGDGALPAARLATIATPTVVVDSTGSPRWLRAAATATAAAIPGATHRSLPGGFHEVPPEDLAPALRADLLG is encoded by the coding sequence ATGACTCCCGACGGGACGGCCTGGACGGTGGGCTCCGCCAAGTCCGCCGACGGCACCGCGATCGCGTACGAGACCGCCGGCGAGGGACCGCCGATCATCCTGGTGGGCGGCGCCTTCAACGACCGGTCGACCACCCGTCCGCTGGCCGCCGCGTTGGCCGCCGACTTCACCACGTACGGCTACGACCGCCGGGGCCGGGGCGGCAGCGGCGACACCGCGCCGTACGCGGTGCAGCGCGAGATCGAGGACGTGGCGGCGCTGATCGAGACGGCCGGCGGCACGGCTTACGTCTACGGTCTGTCCTCCGGGGCGATCCTCGCCGCGTACGCGGCCGCCGAGGGGCTGCCGATCGCCGGGCTGGCCCTCTTCGAGCCGCCGTTCCAGGTCGGGCCGGAAGGCGGCACCAAGGCGGAGCTGTCGGAGCGGCTCACCGAGCTGGTGTCCGCGGGCCACCGGGGCGACGCGGTGGAGCTGTTCCTGACCGACGCGGTGGGGGTGCCCGCCGAGGCCGTCGCCGGGATGCGCGGGATGCCGGAGTGGTCCTGGATGGAGGGTCTGGCGCACACCCTCGCATACGACACCACGGTCAGCGGTGACGGCGCGCTGCCCGCCGCCCGGCTCGCGACGATCGCCACGCCCACCGTCGTCGTCGACAGCACCGGCAGCCCGCGGTGGCTGCGGGCCGCGGCCACCGCGACGGCCGCGGCGATTCCCGGTGCCACGCACCGGAGTCTGCCCGGCGGATTCCACGAGGTCCCGCCGGAGGATCTCGCCCCCGCACTCCGCGCCGACCTGCTCGGCTGA